The following are encoded together in the Pseudomonas maumuensis genome:
- a CDS encoding ion transporter — MDNPASLRERLYVIVFQTDTTAGRRFDKILLLIILASLVTVILDSIDDVHQNYAGLLAGIEWGFTAIFLAEYITRLYCSPKPLRYAFSFYGLVDLLAIVPGIIALYYSDAQYLLIIRVVRMLRIFRVLKLSPYLKQAHYLLAALQGSKQKIIVFLVGVSTLVTVFGTLMYVIEGPEHGFTSIPKGIYWAIVTLTTVGFGDIVPKTPLGQVLSSLVMITGYSIIAVPTGIFTAELANALRGEQLQHDCPTCAKHHHEHGAAFCSRCGNALFPKQ; from the coding sequence ATGGACAACCCTGCGAGCCTGCGCGAGCGGCTCTACGTCATCGTCTTCCAGACCGATACCACGGCTGGCAGACGCTTCGACAAGATTCTCCTGCTGATCATCCTCGCCAGCCTGGTGACGGTGATCCTCGACAGCATCGACGACGTTCACCAGAACTACGCCGGGCTGCTGGCCGGGATCGAGTGGGGCTTCACCGCGATCTTCCTCGCCGAATACATCACCCGCCTGTACTGCTCGCCCAAGCCACTGCGCTATGCCTTCAGCTTCTACGGGCTGGTCGACCTGCTGGCGATCGTGCCGGGGATCATCGCCCTGTACTACAGCGACGCCCAGTACCTGCTGATCATCCGCGTGGTGCGCATGCTGCGGATCTTCCGCGTGCTCAAGCTCAGCCCGTACTTGAAGCAGGCCCATTACCTGTTGGCGGCGCTGCAGGGCAGCAAGCAGAAGATCATCGTATTCCTGGTCGGCGTGTCGACCCTGGTGACCGTGTTCGGCACATTGATGTACGTGATCGAAGGGCCGGAGCATGGCTTCACCAGCATCCCCAAGGGTATCTACTGGGCCATCGTCACCCTCACCACGGTAGGTTTCGGCGATATCGTGCCGAAGACGCCGCTGGGGCAGGTGCTGTCGTCGCTGGTGATGATCACCGGTTACTCGATCATTGCCGTGCCTACCGGCATCTTCACCGCCGAACTGGCCAACGCCCTGCGCGGCGAGCAGTTGCAGCATGACTGCCCGACCTGCGCCAAGCACCACCATGAGCATGGCGCGGCGTTCTGTTCACGCTGTGGCAATGCGTTGTTCCCCAAGCAATAG
- a CDS encoding urea transporter, with protein MYTKNFVNPCPDWATALLNGFSQVLLLRNPLCGLCCLLAILLTAPNLVGGALLGALAGLLTAQRRGYDRADRQAGLYCYNGVLIGILISAVLPWSAILPPLIIAAGGLSSMLTHQWRKRGGKLLIAYTAPFVLLGWAALLLTEPSANGYVEADAVYALLRGVGQIFLLDKPMAGLLIVIGMYFANPYAATWAVIGSAIGGGVALLAGETQAAWLGLYGFNAALAALAFSRQGEKPWVTLLAIACALLLQPLFNLLPIAGLTAPFVTACWLMHLGNHLVQLNQRRNAPRLHS; from the coding sequence ATGTACACCAAGAATTTCGTCAACCCGTGCCCTGACTGGGCCACGGCCTTGCTCAACGGCTTCAGCCAGGTGCTGCTGCTGCGCAATCCCCTGTGCGGCCTGTGCTGCCTGCTGGCCATCCTGCTGACCGCGCCGAACCTGGTCGGCGGCGCCCTGCTCGGCGCCCTGGCCGGCCTGCTTACCGCCCAACGCCGCGGCTACGACCGCGCCGACCGCCAGGCCGGGCTGTACTGCTACAACGGCGTGCTGATCGGCATCCTGATCAGCGCCGTGCTGCCCTGGTCGGCGATCCTACCACCGCTGATCATCGCCGCCGGCGGCCTGTCGAGCATGCTCACCCATCAGTGGCGCAAGCGCGGCGGCAAGCTGCTGATCGCCTACACCGCGCCATTCGTGCTGCTGGGTTGGGCCGCGTTGCTGCTGACCGAGCCGTCGGCCAACGGCTATGTCGAAGCCGATGCTGTGTATGCCCTGCTGCGCGGCGTGGGGCAGATCTTTTTGCTCGACAAGCCCATGGCCGGCCTGCTGATCGTCATCGGCATGTACTTCGCCAACCCCTATGCCGCCACCTGGGCGGTGATCGGCTCGGCCATCGGCGGTGGTGTCGCGCTGCTGGCTGGAGAAACGCAGGCCGCGTGGCTGGGGCTGTATGGCTTCAACGCGGCCCTGGCGGCCCTGGCCTTCAGTCGCCAGGGCGAGAAACCCTGGGTGACCTTGCTCGCCATCGCCTGCGCCCTGCTGCTGCAGCCACTGTTCAACCTGCTGCCGATCGCCGGGCTGACCGCGCCGTTCGTGACCGCGTGCTGGCTGATGCACCTGGGCAACCACCTGGTCCAGCTCAACCAGCGCCGCAACGCGCCTCGCTTGCACAGCTGA
- the pyk gene encoding pyruvate kinase, producing MTPDKKVKILATLGPAIKGIDDIRQLVEAGVNIFRLNFSHGEHADHALRYQWIREVEQQLNYPLGILMDLQGPKLRVGRFADGKVQLQRGQALRLDLDKTPGDSRRVNLPHPEIIAALEPGMDLLLDDGKLRLRVTAKHSDAIDTEVLAGGELSDRKGVNVPQAVLELSPLTEKDRRDLTFGLELGVDWVALSFVQRPQDILEARELIGDRAYLMAKIEKPSAVEQLQAIAELSDAIMVARGDLGVEVPAESVPQIQKGIINTCRQLGKPVVVATQMLESMRFSPAPTRAEVTDVANAVAEGADAVMLSAETASGDYPLEAVQMMSKIIRQVENGPDYQAQLDVGRPKAEATVSDAISCAIRRISGILPVAVLVNYSESGNSTLRAARERPRAPILNLTPNLNTARRLSVAWGVHSVVNDRLRQVDEVVSTALEIAQAQGMASRGDTLLITAGVPFGKPGSTNTLRIETLV from the coding sequence ATGACGCCTGATAAAAAAGTAAAAATCCTCGCCACCCTCGGGCCTGCGATCAAGGGCATCGATGACATCCGCCAGCTGGTCGAGGCCGGGGTGAACATCTTCCGCCTCAACTTCAGCCACGGCGAACACGCCGACCACGCCCTGCGCTACCAGTGGATCCGCGAAGTCGAGCAGCAGCTCAACTACCCGCTGGGCATCCTCATGGACCTGCAGGGGCCGAAGCTGCGCGTCGGCCGCTTTGCCGACGGCAAGGTGCAACTGCAACGCGGCCAGGCCCTGCGCCTGGACCTGGACAAGACCCCGGGCGACAGCCGCCGCGTGAACCTGCCACACCCAGAGATCATCGCCGCGCTGGAGCCCGGCATGGACCTGCTGCTCGATGACGGCAAGCTGCGCCTGCGGGTGACCGCCAAGCACAGCGACGCCATCGACACCGAAGTGCTGGCCGGCGGCGAGCTGTCCGATCGCAAGGGCGTCAACGTACCGCAAGCCGTGCTCGAGCTCTCCCCGCTCACCGAGAAGGACCGCCGCGACCTCACCTTCGGCCTCGAGCTGGGCGTGGACTGGGTGGCCCTGTCGTTCGTGCAGCGCCCGCAGGACATCCTCGAAGCACGCGAGCTGATCGGCGACCGCGCCTACCTGATGGCCAAGATCGAGAAGCCCTCGGCGGTCGAGCAGCTGCAGGCCATCGCCGAGCTGTCCGACGCGATCATGGTCGCCCGTGGCGACCTGGGCGTGGAAGTGCCGGCCGAGAGCGTGCCGCAGATCCAGAAGGGCATCATCAATACCTGCCGCCAGCTGGGCAAACCGGTGGTGGTGGCCACGCAGATGCTCGAATCCATGCGCTTCTCCCCAGCCCCGACCCGCGCCGAGGTCACCGATGTGGCCAACGCCGTGGCCGAAGGCGCCGACGCGGTGATGCTGTCGGCCGAGACCGCCTCGGGCGACTACCCGCTGGAAGCGGTGCAGATGATGAGCAAGATCATCCGCCAGGTGGAGAACGGCCCGGACTACCAGGCCCAGCTCGACGTTGGCCGGCCCAAGGCCGAAGCTACGGTGTCCGATGCCATCAGCTGCGCGATCCGCCGCATCAGCGGCATCCTGCCGGTGGCGGTGCTGGTCAACTACAGCGAGTCGGGGAACTCCACCCTGCGCGCCGCCCGCGAGCGGCCACGGGCGCCGATCCTCAACCTGACGCCGAACCTGAACACCGCCCGCCGCCTGAGCGTGGCCTGGGGCGTGCACTCGGTGGTCAACGACCGCCTGCGCCAGGTCGACGAGGTGGTCTCCACGGCGCTGGAAATCGCCCAGGCCCAAGGCATGGCCAGCCGTGGCGACACGCTGCTGATCACCGCCGGTGTGCCTTTCGGCAAGCCGGGTTCGACTAATACGCTGCGGATCGAGACCCTAGTCTGA
- a CDS encoding glycerate kinase type-2 family protein has translation MSVDPQKFLRELFDTAIAAAHPRQVLEPHLPADRSGRVIVIGAGKAAAAMAEVVEKSWQGEVSGLVVTRYGHGASCQKIEVVEAAHPVPDAAGLAVAKRVLALVSNLSEDDRVIFLLSGGGSALLALPAEGLTLADKQQINKALLKSGATIGEMNCVRKHLSAIKGGRLAKACWPATVYTYAISDVPGDLATVIASGPTVADPSTSADALAILKRYNIEAPKAVIDWLNNPASETVKADDPTLSRSHFQLIARPQQSLEAAAVKARQAGFSPLILGDLEGESREVAKVHAGIARQVVLHGQPLKAPCVILSGGETTVTVRGNGRGGRNAEFLLSLTESLKGLPGVYALAGDTDGIDGSEDNAGAFMTPDSHARAEALGLSASDELDNNNGYGYFAALDALIVTEPTRTNVNDFRAILILETDPS, from the coding sequence ATGTCGGTCGATCCACAAAAATTCCTGCGCGAGCTGTTCGACACAGCCATCGCCGCCGCCCACCCCCGTCAGGTCCTCGAACCCCACCTGCCCGCCGACCGTAGCGGCAGGGTCATTGTCATCGGCGCCGGCAAGGCCGCCGCCGCCATGGCCGAAGTGGTCGAGAAAAGCTGGCAAGGCGAGGTCTCGGGCCTGGTCGTGACCCGCTACGGCCACGGCGCCAGCTGCCAGAAGATCGAGGTGGTCGAAGCCGCCCACCCGGTCCCTGATGCCGCCGGCCTGGCCGTGGCCAAGCGCGTGCTCGCGCTGGTCAGCAACCTCAGCGAAGACGACCGCGTCATCTTCCTGCTCTCCGGCGGCGGTTCCGCCCTGCTGGCCCTGCCCGCCGAAGGCCTGACCCTGGCCGACAAGCAGCAGATCAACAAAGCCCTGCTGAAATCCGGCGCCACCATCGGCGAGATGAACTGCGTGCGCAAGCACCTCTCGGCGATCAAGGGCGGGCGCCTGGCCAAGGCCTGCTGGCCGGCCACCGTCTACACCTACGCGATTTCCGATGTACCGGGCGACCTGGCCACGGTCATCGCCTCCGGCCCTACCGTGGCCGACCCCAGCACCTCGGCCGACGCCCTGGCGATCCTCAAGCGCTACAACATCGAAGCGCCCAAGGCCGTCATCGACTGGCTCAACAATCCGGCATCGGAAACCGTCAAGGCCGACGACCCGACCCTTTCGCGCAGCCACTTCCAGCTGATCGCCCGGCCCCAGCAATCGCTCGAGGCCGCCGCGGTGAAAGCCCGCCAGGCCGGCTTCAGCCCGCTGATCCTCGGCGACCTGGAAGGCGAGTCGCGCGAGGTGGCCAAGGTGCATGCCGGCATCGCCCGCCAGGTCGTCCTGCACGGCCAGCCGCTGAAGGCGCCCTGCGTGATCCTCTCCGGCGGCGAGACCACCGTCACCGTGCGTGGCAATGGCCGTGGCGGGCGCAACGCCGAGTTCCTGCTCAGCCTTACCGAAAGCCTCAAGGGCCTACCGGGGGTGTACGCATTGGCCGGTGATACCGACGGCATCGACGGCTCCGAGGACAACGCCGGCGCCTTCATGACCCCGGACAGCCACGCCCGCGCCGAGGCCCTGGGCCTTTCGGCCAGCGATGAGCTGGACAACAACAACGGCTATGGCTACTTCGCCGCGCTCGACGCGCTGATCGTCACCGAGCCGACCCGCACCAACGTCAACGACTTCCGCGCCATCCTGATCCTCGAGACCGACCCCTCATGA
- a CDS encoding 2-hydroxy-3-oxopropionate reductase — protein sequence MAKIGFIGTGIMGNPMAQNLQKAGHSIFVSTHHDAAPANLIAAGGVALANPKEVAQEAEFIIVMVPDTPQVESVLFGENGVAEGVGPNKVVIDMSSISPTATKAFAEKIKATGAAYLDAPVSGGEVGAKAATLSIMVGGCPKAFERALPLFEAMGKNITRVGGNGDGQTAKVANQIIVALNIQAVAEALLFAAKNGADPAKVREALMGGFASSKILEVHAERMIKGTFDPGFRINLHQKDLNLALQGAKELGINLPNTSNAQQVFNTCQALGGGNWDHSALIKGLEHMANFSIRDDK from the coding sequence ATGGCTAAAATCGGTTTCATCGGCACCGGCATCATGGGCAACCCCATGGCCCAGAACCTGCAAAAAGCAGGTCACAGCATCTTCGTTTCGACCCACCACGACGCAGCGCCGGCCAACCTGATCGCCGCTGGCGGCGTGGCCCTGGCCAACCCGAAGGAAGTGGCCCAGGAAGCTGAATTCATCATCGTCATGGTGCCCGACACCCCACAGGTCGAAAGCGTGCTGTTCGGTGAAAACGGCGTCGCCGAAGGCGTGGGCCCGAACAAGGTGGTGATCGACATGAGCTCGATCTCGCCTACCGCCACCAAAGCCTTCGCCGAGAAGATCAAGGCCACCGGCGCCGCCTACCTGGACGCCCCGGTGTCCGGCGGCGAAGTCGGTGCCAAGGCCGCGACCCTGAGCATCATGGTCGGCGGTTGCCCGAAAGCCTTCGAGCGCGCCCTGCCGCTGTTCGAAGCCATGGGCAAGAACATCACCCGCGTCGGCGGCAACGGCGACGGCCAGACCGCCAAGGTGGCCAACCAGATCATCGTCGCCCTGAACATCCAGGCCGTTGCCGAAGCCCTGCTGTTCGCCGCCAAGAACGGCGCCGACCCGGCCAAGGTGCGTGAAGCACTGATGGGCGGCTTCGCCTCCTCGAAGATCCTCGAAGTGCATGCCGAGCGCATGATCAAAGGCACCTTCGACCCAGGCTTCCGCATCAACCTGCACCAGAAGGACCTGAACCTGGCCCTGCAAGGCGCCAAGGAGCTGGGTATCAACCTGCCCAACACCTCCAATGCCCAGCAAGTGTTCAACACCTGCCAGGCCCTGGGCGGCGGCAACTGGGACCACTCGGCGCTGATCAAGGGCCTGGAGCACATGGCCAACTTCTCGATCCGCGACGACAAGTGA
- the hyi gene encoding hydroxypyruvate isomerase has translation MPRFAANLSMLFTEQDFLARFKAAADAGFSGVEYLFPYDFSAAEIKQQLDAHGLTQVLFNLPAGDWSKGERGITCHPDRVEEFRAGVDKAIEYAKVLGNTQVNALAGIRPQGPDCATVRKTFVENLRYAADKLKAAGIRLVMEMINTRDIPGFYLNTTKQALEIQAEVGSDNLFLQYDIYHMQIMEGDLARTLETNLKLINHVQLADNPGRHEPGTGEINYRFLFEHLDRIGYQGWVGAEYKPKTTTEAGLGWLKTHNAI, from the coding sequence ATGCCTCGCTTCGCCGCCAACCTGTCCATGCTGTTCACCGAACAGGACTTCCTGGCTCGCTTCAAGGCCGCCGCCGACGCTGGTTTCAGCGGCGTCGAATACCTCTTCCCGTACGATTTCAGCGCCGCCGAGATCAAGCAGCAGCTCGACGCCCATGGCCTGACCCAGGTGCTGTTCAACCTGCCGGCCGGCGACTGGTCGAAAGGTGAGCGCGGCATCACCTGCCACCCCGACCGCGTCGAAGAGTTCCGCGCCGGTGTCGACAAGGCCATCGAGTACGCCAAGGTGCTGGGCAACACCCAGGTCAACGCCCTGGCCGGCATCCGCCCGCAAGGCCCTGACTGCGCCACCGTGCGCAAGACCTTCGTGGAAAACCTGCGCTACGCCGCCGACAAGCTCAAGGCCGCCGGCATCCGCCTGGTCATGGAAATGATCAACACCCGCGACATCCCGGGCTTCTACCTGAACACCACGAAACAGGCCCTGGAAATCCAGGCCGAGGTGGGCAGCGACAACCTGTTCCTGCAGTACGACATCTACCACATGCAGATCATGGAAGGTGACCTGGCGCGCACCCTGGAAACCAACCTGAAGCTGATCAACCACGTGCAGCTGGCCGACAACCCGGGCCGCCACGAGCCGGGCACCGGCGAGATCAACTACCGCTTCCTGTTCGAGCACCTGGACCGCATCGGCTACCAGGGCTGGGTGGGCGCGGAGTACAAGCCCAAGACCACCACCGAGGCGGGCCTGGGCTGGCTCAAAACTCACAACGCGATCTAA
- the gcl gene encoding glyoxylate carboligase has translation MSKMRAIDAAVLVMRREGVDTAFGIPGAAINPLYSALKKVGGIDHVLARHVEGASHMAEGYTRANPGNIGVCIGTSGPAGTDMVTGLYSASADSIPILCITGQAPRARLHKEDFQAVDITSIVKPVTKWATTVLEPGQVPYAFQKAFYEMRTGRPGPVLIDLPFDVQMAEIEFDIDAYEPLAINKPAATRVQAEKALALLNDAERPLLVAGGGIINADASDKLVEFAELTGVPVVPTLMGWGTIPDDHELMVGMVGLQTSHRYGNATMLKSDLVFGIGNRWANRHTGSVDVYTEGRKFVHVDIEPTQIGRVFTPDLGIVSDAGKALDVFLEVAREWKAAGKLKCRKAWLEDCQERKATLQRKTNFDNVPVKPQRVYQEMNEVFGKDTTYVSTIGLSQIAGAQFLHVYKPRHWINCGQAGPLGWTIPAALGVVKADPKRKVVALSGDYDFQFMIEELAVGAQFNLPYVHVLVNNAYLGLIRQAQRGFDMDYCVQLAFENINSTDAATYGVDHVAVVEGLGCKAIRVFQPAEIAPALLKAQKMAEEFRVPVVVEVILERVTNISMGTEINAVNEFEDLALVGNDAPTAISLLD, from the coding sequence ATGAGCAAAATGAGAGCAATCGATGCAGCCGTTCTGGTCATGCGCCGTGAAGGTGTAGATACCGCGTTCGGCATTCCCGGCGCCGCGATCAACCCGCTGTACTCGGCCCTGAAAAAAGTCGGTGGCATCGATCACGTCCTCGCTCGCCACGTCGAAGGCGCCTCGCACATGGCCGAGGGCTACACCCGCGCCAACCCGGGCAACATCGGCGTGTGCATCGGCACCTCCGGCCCCGCCGGCACCGACATGGTCACCGGCCTGTACAGCGCCTCGGCCGACTCCATCCCGATCCTCTGCATCACCGGCCAGGCCCCGCGTGCCCGCCTGCACAAGGAAGACTTCCAGGCCGTCGACATCACCAGCATCGTCAAGCCGGTGACCAAGTGGGCGACCACCGTCCTCGAGCCAGGCCAAGTGCCGTACGCCTTCCAGAAAGCCTTCTATGAAATGCGCACCGGCCGCCCAGGCCCGGTGCTGATCGACCTGCCGTTCGACGTGCAGATGGCCGAGATCGAGTTCGACATCGATGCCTACGAGCCACTGGCGATCAACAAGCCAGCCGCCACCCGCGTACAGGCCGAAAAAGCCCTGGCCCTGCTCAATGACGCCGAACGCCCGCTGCTGGTAGCCGGCGGCGGCATCATCAACGCCGACGCCAGCGACAAGCTGGTCGAGTTCGCCGAACTGACCGGCGTACCGGTAGTGCCAACCCTGATGGGCTGGGGCACCATCCCGGACGATCACGAATTGATGGTCGGCATGGTCGGCCTGCAGACCTCGCACCGCTACGGCAACGCGACCATGCTCAAGTCCGACCTGGTGTTCGGTATCGGCAACCGCTGGGCCAACCGCCACACCGGCTCTGTCGACGTCTACACCGAAGGCCGCAAGTTCGTGCACGTGGACATCGAACCGACCCAGATCGGCCGTGTGTTCACCCCGGACTTGGGTATCGTCTCGGACGCCGGCAAGGCCCTGGACGTGTTCCTCGAAGTGGCCCGCGAATGGAAAGCCGCAGGCAAGCTCAAGTGCCGCAAGGCCTGGCTGGAAGACTGCCAGGAACGCAAGGCTACCCTGCAGCGCAAGACCAACTTCGACAACGTCCCGGTCAAACCGCAGCGCGTGTACCAGGAAATGAACGAAGTGTTCGGCAAGGACACCACCTACGTCAGCACCATCGGCCTGTCGCAGATCGCCGGCGCGCAGTTCCTGCACGTGTACAAGCCACGCCACTGGATCAACTGCGGCCAGGCCGGCCCGCTGGGCTGGACCATCCCTGCCGCGCTCGGCGTGGTCAAGGCCGACCCGAAACGTAAGGTGGTCGCGCTGTCCGGTGACTACGACTTCCAGTTCATGATCGAAGAGCTGGCGGTGGGCGCGCAGTTCAACCTGCCATACGTCCACGTGCTGGTGAACAACGCCTACCTCGGCCTGATCCGACAGGCGCAGCGTGGTTTCGACATGGATTACTGTGTACAACTGGCGTTCGAGAACATCAATTCCACCGACGCCGCCACCTACGGTGTCGACCACGTCGCCGTGGTCGAGGGCCTGGGCTGCAAGGCCATCCGCGTGTTCCAACCGGCCGAGATCGCCCCTGCCCTGCTCAAGGCGCAGAAGATGGCCGAAGAGTTCCGCGTGCCGGTGGTGGTCGAAGTGATTCTCGAGCGTGTGACCAACATTTCCATGGGCACCGAGATCAACGCGGTCAACGAGTTCGAAGACCTCGCCCTGGTCGGCAACGACGCGCCGACCGCCATCTCGCTGCTGGACTGA
- a CDS encoding GlcG/HbpS family heme-binding protein gives MNALTLKQAVGVVNAALAAGRKINAAPLTVAVLDAGGHLLALQREDGASLLRPEVAIGKAWGAVALGKGSRLLALDSQQRPAFYAALNGLGERPVVPVPGGVLIRDQEGKVLGAVGISGDTSDIDEQCAISAIEEVGLTADAGVAA, from the coding sequence ATGAACGCATTGACCCTTAAACAGGCCGTGGGCGTGGTAAATGCCGCGTTGGCCGCAGGGCGCAAGATCAACGCCGCGCCCTTGACCGTGGCGGTGCTCGACGCCGGCGGGCACTTGCTGGCGTTGCAGCGCGAGGACGGTGCCAGCCTGCTGCGCCCCGAGGTGGCCATCGGCAAGGCCTGGGGCGCGGTGGCGCTGGGCAAGGGTTCGCGCCTGCTGGCGCTGGACTCGCAGCAGCGCCCCGCCTTCTACGCGGCTTTGAACGGGCTCGGCGAGCGACCGGTGGTGCCGGTGCCAGGGGGCGTGCTGATCCGTGATCAGGAGGGCAAGGTGCTGGGGGCGGTGGGGATCAGCGGCGATACGTCGGATATCGACGAGCAGTGCGCGATCAGTGCGATCGAAGAGGTGGGGCTGACGGCGGATGCCGGGGTGGCGGCTTAA
- a CDS encoding TetR/AcrR family transcriptional regulator, translating to MSTIRERNKELILRAASEEFADKGFAATKTSDIAAKAGLPKPNVYYYFKSKENLYREVLESIIAPIMQASTPFNADGDPKEVLSAYIRSKIRISRDLPHASKVFASEIMHGAPHLSPRQVEQLNEQARHNIECIQRWIERGQIAHVDPHHLMFSIWAATQTYADFDWQIAVVTGKAKLADSDYDAAAETIIRLVLKGCEPEAA from the coding sequence ATGAGCACCATTCGCGAGCGCAACAAGGAACTGATCCTGCGCGCAGCCAGTGAAGAATTCGCCGACAAGGGCTTCGCCGCCACCAAGACCAGCGATATCGCGGCCAAGGCCGGCCTGCCCAAGCCGAACGTGTACTACTACTTCAAGTCGAAGGAAAACCTCTACCGCGAGGTGCTCGAGAGCATCATCGCGCCGATCATGCAGGCCTCGACGCCGTTCAACGCCGACGGTGATCCGAAAGAGGTGCTCAGCGCGTACATCCGCTCGAAGATCCGCATCTCCCGCGACCTGCCCCACGCCTCCAAGGTGTTCGCCAGCGAGATCATGCATGGCGCGCCGCACCTGTCGCCGCGCCAGGTCGAGCAGCTCAACGAGCAGGCCCGCCACAACATCGAGTGCATCCAGCGCTGGATCGAACGCGGCCAGATCGCCCACGTCGACCCGCACCACCTGATGTTCAGCATCTGGGCGGCGACGCAAACCTATGCGGATTTCGACTGGCAGATCGCCGTGGTGACCGGCAAGGCCAAACTGGCCGACAGTGACTATGACGCGGCGGCGGAGACCATCATTCGCCTGGTGCTGAAGGGCTGCGAGCCCGAGGCAGCCTGA
- a CDS encoding DUF808 domain-containing protein — MAGSSLLVLIDDIATVLDDVSLMTKVAAKKTAGVLGDDLALNAQQVTGVRAEREIPVVWAVAKGSLVNKAILVPAALLISAFIPWAVIPLLMVGGAYLCFEGFEKLAHKFLHSKAEDDAQHEARKAAVADEQVDLVAFEKSKIKGAVRTDFILSAEIIAITLGTVADAPLSQQIIVLSGIALVMTIGVYGLVAGIVKLDDLGLWMTKKASALSQAVGNGILRAAPYMMKSLSVIGTAAMFLVGGGILVHGIAPLHHAIEAFSEGRGGALTGALLNGVAGVIAGAVVLALVAVVGKFWRALRPAN, encoded by the coding sequence ATGGCAGGAAGCAGCTTACTGGTACTGATCGACGATATCGCCACGGTCCTCGACGATGTCTCGTTGATGACCAAGGTCGCGGCGAAGAAGACCGCCGGGGTGCTGGGCGACGACCTGGCGCTCAATGCCCAGCAGGTCACCGGTGTGCGCGCCGAACGCGAGATCCCGGTGGTGTGGGCGGTGGCCAAGGGTTCGCTGGTGAACAAGGCGATCCTGGTGCCGGCGGCGCTGCTGATCAGCGCGTTCATTCCCTGGGCGGTGATTCCGCTGCTGATGGTCGGTGGCGCCTACCTGTGCTTCGAGGGCTTCGAGAAGCTGGCGCACAAGTTCCTGCATAGCAAGGCCGAGGACGACGCGCAGCACGAGGCGCGCAAGGCGGCCGTGGCGGACGAGCAGGTCGACCTGGTGGCCTTTGAGAAGAGCAAGATCAAGGGCGCGGTACGCACCGACTTCATCCTCTCCGCCGAGATCATCGCCATCACCCTGGGTACCGTGGCCGATGCGCCGCTGAGCCAGCAGATCATCGTGCTGTCGGGGATCGCGCTGGTGATGACCATTGGTGTCTATGGCCTGGTGGCAGGCATCGTCAAGCTCGATGACCTGGGGCTGTGGATGACCAAGAAAGCCTCGGCGCTGAGCCAGGCGGTGGGCAACGGCATCCTGCGCGCCGCGCCGTACATGATGAAGAGCCTGTCGGTGATCGGCACCGCGGCGATGTTCCTGGTCGGTGGCGGCATCCTGGTGCATGGCATCGCGCCGCTGCATCACGCCATCGAGGCGTTCAGCGAAGGACGGGGCGGGGCGTTGACCGGGGCACTGCTCAATGGTGTGGCGGGGGTGATTGCGGGGGCTGTGGTGCTGGCGCTGGTTGCTGTCGTGGGCAAGTTCTGGCGGGCGCTGAGACCCGCGAACTGA
- a CDS encoding outer membrane protein OmpK, which produces MRTINSLILAGGLLACGASQAGDLLQWQNNSLTYLWGKNFKVNPEIQQTVTFEHADAWKYGDNFFFFDKIFYQGKKDASNGPNTYYGEFSPRLSFGKIFDQKLEFGPVKDVLLAMTYEFGEGDTESYLIGPGFDLAIPGFDYFQLNFYQRTTDGSRPGDNVWQITPVWSYTIPVGSSDILIDGFMDWVVDNDENRRGTYQANLHFNPQVKYDLGKALHLGEKQLYVGIEYDYWKNKYGIKDSDAFTTDQNTMSFLVKVHF; this is translated from the coding sequence TACCATCAATAGCCTGATCCTCGCCGGCGGCCTGCTGGCCTGCGGCGCCAGCCAAGCCGGTGACCTGCTGCAATGGCAGAACAACAGCCTGACCTACCTGTGGGGCAAGAACTTCAAGGTCAACCCCGAGATCCAGCAGACCGTGACCTTCGAGCACGCCGATGCGTGGAAGTACGGCGACAACTTCTTCTTCTTCGACAAGATCTTCTACCAGGGCAAGAAGGACGCCAGCAACGGCCCGAACACCTACTACGGCGAGTTCAGCCCACGCCTGTCGTTCGGCAAGATTTTCGACCAGAAGCTCGAGTTCGGCCCGGTCAAGGACGTGCTGCTGGCCATGACCTACGAGTTCGGCGAGGGTGACACCGAGTCCTACCTGATCGGCCCCGGCTTCGACCTGGCGATCCCAGGCTTCGACTACTTCCAGCTGAACTTCTACCAGCGCACCACCGACGGCAGCCGCCCAGGCGACAACGTCTGGCAGATCACCCCGGTGTGGTCCTACACCATCCCCGTGGGTTCGTCCGACATTCTCATCGACGGCTTCATGGACTGGGTGGTGGACAACGACGAGAACCGTCGCGGCACCTACCAGGCGAACCTGCACTTCAACCCGCAGGTCAAGTACGACCTGGGCAAAGCGCTGCACCTGGGCGAGAAGCAGTTGTACGTGGGTATCGAGTACGACTACTGGAAGAACAAGTACGGCATCAAAGACAGCGATGCCTTCACTACCGATCAGAACACCATGAGTTTCCTGGTCAAGGTTCACTTCTGA